In Ipomoea triloba cultivar NCNSP0323 chromosome 7, ASM357664v1, a single genomic region encodes these proteins:
- the LOC116024898 gene encoding NDR1/HIN1-like protein 10: MGDQATPPVTGYPAPAGAPPTNSNGYYSNRPPPSGTAYAYAAPPPRAYNYNYNNYNPYYQQPDADAVRRAVFLRRVFAVIIALFIIIGVVFFIIWLVLRPRIPEFRADSLSVSNFNLSNNFVTANWEFQFTARNPNKKISLDYQHIYAEIFYDDESLAETSVAPFYQDSRNETTSKAEFAAKGAFVEDWVVERINKERPDIVFKVWMLARVSFKAGSWRTRSRYLRVFCGGLTVGFARNSSSGNLVGAPRQCRAGL, translated from the coding sequence ATGGGCGATCAAGCTACACCACCGGTTACCGGCTACCCAGCTCCCGCCGGCGCGCCGCCGACCAATTCCAACGGCTACTACTCTAATCGCCCACCGCCTTCCGGCACCGCCTACGCTTATGCGGCTCCGCCACCCCGCGCCTACAACTACAATTATAATAACTACAACCCTTACTACCAGCAGCCGGACGCCGATGCGGTCCGGCGCGCCGTATTTCTGCGCCGCGTCTTTGCAGTGATCATCGCGCTGTTCATCATCATCGGTGTGGTGTTCTTCATCATCTGGCTCGTCCTCCGCCCCCGCATACCCGAGTTCCGCGCCGATTCGCTGTCGGTTTCCAACTTCAATCTCTCGAATAACTTCGTCACTGCGAATTGGGAGTTTCAGTTCACGGCGCGGAACCCTAATAAGAAGATTTCTCTCGATTATCAGCACATTTACGCCGAGATTTTCTACGACGACGAGTCGCTTGCGGAGACCAGTGTGGCGCCTTTCTATCAGGATTCCAGGAATGAGACCACATCCAAGGCGGAATTCGCGGCCAAGGGAGCGTTCGTGGAGGATTGGGTTGTGGAAAGGATCAACAAGGAGAGGCCTGACATTGTGTTCAAGGTTTGGATGTTGGCTAGGGTGAGTTTCAAAGCCGGATCCTGGAGGACCCGGAGCCGATATCTTAGGGTATTTTGTGGCGGTTTGACGGTAGGGTTTGCGCGGAACAGCTCTTCCGGTAACCTTGTCGGAGCGCCTAGACAATGCCGAGCAGGGCTGTAG